In Chlamydia gallinacea 08-1274/3, the sequence GACCAAACATAACAGCTGAGGCTCCAATTTCTTGTGCAGATTGAAAAAGATAGCGTCTTCTTACTTGAGAGCAGGAATAACATTCTAGGACTTCAGGTTCATAAGAAGATGCAATTGAAGTAAATGGAACATGAATTCTGTTACAAATATTAATTAAATACTGCTGACCAACTTCAGCACCACAAGAGTATTTTCCTCCAATATGAACAGCGTGAAGATCCAGCTCGGGAAAACCTCTTCCAGAAATAGCTTTGAGCATTAAAAGTAAGGTAAGACTGTCCTTGCCTCCACTAAGAGCAATAACAATCTTTCGGTGTTTTTCTAACATTGCATGTGTATATAGCGCTTTCCGGACTAAACTTTCGATACGCTTGCCAATTTTAATCCATGGAGGATGTAGGTGAAGAACTGACATGAGAAATAATTGATCCCCAGCACAAAGCTTATAATAAAATATGGTTGATATGAAATTTATAGTTTGTTTTCATTCTGTGACTATTTTAGCTGCCTTCTTAATCAACTTCAACCTAGGATTACATGTCAAAAAAAATTAATAGAAATTCCCCCTGTCCCTGCGGTTCGAATAAAAAGTATAAGCACTGCTGTCTTCAAAAAAATAACCAGCCTGCTCGATATACTGCTGAAGGGAAATTTAAATTTTCTGCTGAAGTTCTTTCTTCAAATCAAGGAGCAAATGAAAATTCCTGCTCCCAATTATTTCAACGTCTTTCAGGAAGCCTTTCTATAGAAACAAATAAAGCGAGGGACAAGTATTATCAAATTACTAAAAATAAATCTACTATTGGGAAAAAAACAATAAAAAAAGCTAAAGCTGAAGAAGAACTACGAATCTCAAAAAATCTAAATAAATATAATTTTGAAGTCATGAACACAAACTTTACTGATGAAAATCTAGTAAGCAATCAGCACCAGACTCAAAATGCTAGTATAGATACTGATCACTTTATCCCCACACAAAAAGATTACCGTATTAAAGAAAATATGAATTCAGACTTGGAAGAAAATAACTAATCGCGTATAACTTGCTTTCTTATTAAGTATTTTCTTCATAAGAATAGGTATCTTAATTGCTGGAGTAGCTCAATTGGCAGAGCATTCGATTTGTAATCGAACGGTTGAGGGTTCAAGTCCTTTCTCCAGCATTTTTTTTGGGGGTGTCGCATAGTGGTCAATTGCATCGGACTGTAAATCCGACTCCTTACGGATACGTTGGTTCAAATCCAGCCGCCCCCATCTTTTCTTTTTTTAATCATCTTTATTCTTTGTTTGTTTTTTATTTATTAAAATAATTAGTTGTTGACCAATAATTTATTATTTTGATTTTTCTTTAAAAAAAATCTAAATAATAAAATAGCTTATGATTAATAATGATGATTGTTATTTCCAGATAGATTCAACCTTCGAAGGAGATGTTTCTGCCGGTAACGTCAATACTTTCGATACACAAGCTAAATCTATAGAATCCACACAAAGCTTCTACGTTGAAAATGACGCGTCTTTTGCTTCTTCTATTAATGTCAATGGAAGAACGTCTGCTTCGGGGTTAAATATCACTTCTACATTAACACAATCTAAACTAGGATCTATAAACTTAAATGGAAACAGACTCAGCAATGTAGCTCCTCCTCAACATGATACCTCTCCCGTTCCAGCAAATTATATTCTCACCCCAGAATACTTTTTTTGCTCTCTAGCTCAAGGTGGCATGCTGCTTACTCCAACAGACGCTCCTATTGATATTCTCGGAGAAAGTAGACTTATTTACCAATCACCAGAAGTATTTTCTCACATACAAATTGTGGATTATTCTTCTACGGATCAAACAGTTAAAAAGGGTGTCACCTGTCTGCAATTATTAAGCAAAGGAACGTACATTATAGACTGTGGAATTACTAAACGTTGGGGATGGAATAATGGCTGGGGAGGAACAATATTCCTAGAAGATCTCTTAGATACTCCTACCACCTATAGCGCAACTAGTGTTTATAGTGGTGGAGGGTATGCTGAAAGATGTGGTTTAGCCACTGTGATTAAACTTGATAAGAACAATGAAAATACCTCAGGAAAATTAAACGATGAGGGAAAGAAAAACATAATCAGAATGAGATTATACGGAGGATCTTTTGTCTACTGTGCCTTGTATTTTAATGTAATCTTTTATCCGGACAGGAGTTTACCATGAAAAAAAAAATTATTAAGAGTTCCTCTCCTTATCCTACTATAACTAATATTGATGACGCAGGTACAGGAATTAAAGATCAAAACCTTTACTTTGATAATTCCACTATTGAAGTTTTAGGAAGCTTAACTATAGACGATCAATTACAAGCCAGAACGCTTACCGTAGAAAACCAAGTAACTACAAACTATGACCTATATGTCGGTGGTAATGTCTCGGGGAAAAATGGTATGAACTTAAACGAAACAACATTATCAGGAGATATGTTGATTACAGCTAATTCTTTGAATAGCGTTCCGTTATTTAATGGTGTGGCTGATCCTGTTTCTCAACGAGATGCTATAACATACAACTATTATCAAAATAAAACAATTCAATCTTATTCATGTTGCTCACTATATTATTCCAGTAGTTACTACGTACAACCTAATACAAATATTAAGTTTAGACATGCAGAAGCAGGTTATAATTATGAAAATTACACACAACTATACCGAAATCATTTTGATATCCCTTCTAATGGGGAGTACATTACATTAAAATCTCTAGGGAATTATCAAGTCACATACCAAGTAATGCGAAATAGCGGAGCGCATAGTGGGAACAATGACCCCACACTGTTCTTAAGATTAAACAGAGATAACCAAGAAAGTCAGACTTTATGCATGGGGGATACTCGCGGGAATAATCGATGGGAACAAACAGGAACACCTTTATTCGCAATGTTCTCTATTACAGACTTAACAGGGAATCCTAATATTAGCATTTTCACTAACAAAGATATGTTCCCCTACACTTCTACAATTAGTATTATCTGGTTCCCATTCCCCATAACATTCTTTGAGGAGGATTAGTCATGACTACTCCTAAAACTAACGTTAGTTTCCCAACATTTGTACGCTTCAATCTTATTTCTCAAAATCTTACAGAAGATAAGAAAAAGAAAGCTCTTACAGTTACAGAAGGTATCGTAGCGAAAAATACGCATACAGAGCAACTTATATCCACAAAAGGGGGGTTGTCTTGTAACGATAACTTATTTACAGGAGGTAAGATATCAACTACGCTAGCAAATAATTCAGATCAAATTAACTTCTATGGAAGGGTGAATTTAGTAAACAACACAGTAAAGTATACCAATCAAAGCCTATTTAATGGAGCTCCGCAACAATATCTTCCTTTTTCCGTCTATAAGCAAACTGGGCTTAAATACAGCATGCGATCTGCCTATTCTGCAGGACATACAGGAGGAATAGGTAACATTGAAAAATATGTCAACTGGAGTGCTTTTACTACATACACAGAACAATTAGACGAATCCTGTGTCAAATATGGGACTCAAGAAAGATTTCTTGAATTTGAAGCGAGTCCTAGCATACCTAAATTATTCCGCATCACTGTAGTTTTCTGTAAACACGGAGCCTGGCTAGATAATGGTGTAGGGGGGGCGATGCAATTATATGCAGTAGTTAACAACCAAGAATTTTTACTTCAAACAGGAACCACTCAAAGTACCTCGTATAAGCGGCCTAGGGGGATGCAATTCCCGCCTGTTACTTTTTTAGCAAAAAATAACGGATACTTCACACTAGTTAACATAAACGGGGGATTTCGCGTTGCTTATTTTTCTTGGAATGTTGTGCAACTGCCTTATTATGAACTATAAACTCTATGCGTTCACTGCCCGGAAAGACTTTATTTCCGGGCACTTTTTATTACACGTCCTACTAAATCATATCCTGCTAAATCAGTAATCTCAATTAAGCAACGTTCTCCAAATTCTGAGATCTTTTTAGCTTCATTAACAATAATACAAGAGTCTACTTCTGGAGCTTGCCCATAAAAACGTGCGGTAAGCAAGAGCTTACTATCTGGATGATATCCATCAATTACTGCTTCAAGTACCTTCCCGATAAGCTGTTTATTGTGTCTCATAACATTTTTCTTTTTCATTTGAGACAGCGTCTTCACTCGTTTGAGTTTTACACTATGTGGTATCTGATCAGGCATATTAGCAGCTGGTGAACCTTCTTCTTGAGAATAGGAAAAAATTCCTACGTGATCTATCCATGGACTTTTAATAAAGTCTACTAATTCTTGAAATTCTTCGTCTGTTTCTCCAGGGAAACCAACAATAAAAGAAGAACGAATATATATATGAGGAATACGCTCACGTAGTTTGGTTAGCAACTGCATGATTGCTTCTTTAGAAGTTGTGCGACGCATACTTTTCAATATACGATTATTAATGTGCTGAAGGGGAATATCTATGTAGGGAAGCAACCGAGCATCTTTTTCCATGAGGTCAATAATGTCATCATCAACTTCATCAGGATATAAATACAACATACGAATCCAATAATCACCCGGCTCTTTAAGCAAAGTTTGGAGTAAAACATTTAAACAAGATTTCCTATCTTGAGACAAGTCTTTGCCGTAATCTCCTAAATCCTGAGCTATCAAAATGATTTCTTTAACCCCTTGCTTTAAAAGCACGCGAAATTCTTTAACTATCTGATCGATAGGTTTGCTTCTTAACTTTCCCTTAATTGAGGGAATAATACAAAAAGCGCAGCGCTTGCAGCATCCCTCAGCTATTTTTAAATAGGCATAGTGCTTTGGAGTAGATAATTTTCTAGGAACATCTCCCATTTCTAAATAACTTTTTGCTGAACGCTTTTCTCCAGCTTCTTTTGATTCAATCGCAGATAGAATATGCTCAATATCTCCTGATCCCAATAAGTAGTGTACATGGGGCAGCCAGGGAGAGAGTTCTTCTTTATGTTTAGATACCATACAGCCAGTTAAAATAATCTTCGCATCTTTCTTTTTTGTATCAATAATGTGTTGAAGGTAATCAATAGATTCATTACGCGATGCTTTCAAAAATGCACAAGTATTTAAAACAAGATAATCTGCTTCGGAAAGTATTTCTGTAGCTTCGTAACCAGCCCTTAGTAAAATTCCAAGCATAACTTCGCTATCCACAAGGTTTCTGGCGCAACCTAGACTAATAAAATGAATTTTATTTTTAGAAATTGATTGCGTAAAAAAAACCTGTTCACTAATTGCCATGAAAATTCTCTATGTAGTTGCAAGGAAGATTCCTTGATTATTTTTGAAAATAAATATACTATCGTAGTCGATTTATCATTTTCTTAAAAGGTTTGATCCATGGCTAGTAAGAATCGTGAAATTATTAAATTAAAAAGTTCTGAAAGCTCCGATATGTATTGGACAATAAAAAATAAGAGAAAAACAACTGGTCGACTAGAACTAAAAAAATATGATAAGAAGCTGCGTAGGCACGTAATCTTTAAAGAAGCAAAGTAGAAATTTTAATTTACCTACTAGCTTCCCAATAAGTTGTGGGTAAACTATGCGACTTGAGCTCTTAATCGCACTAAAGTATTTAATACCAAGAAAAAAAAGATTTTCTTCTGCCATTATTTCTGTATTTTCTATAGGCGTTATTTCTTTAGTTACTTGGCTATCTATAGTATTTAGCTCTGTGATACATGGACTAGAAAAACGGTGGGTTCATGATCTCTCACAGCTCCATTCTCCAGTGAGAATTTTACCCTCAGCTACTTATTATGAGTCTTACTATTATCAAGTAGATAAACATGCAGATTTGTCACAATACACTACGAAAACCATAGGGGAGAAACTCGCTTCTTCAATTGTTGATCCCTATAATCCTGATATTGACTACGATCTTCCCGAACATTTCCCCTTACCTGATAAGCAACCTAATGGAGAATTAAAAGATCCTGTAAAGCTTATTTTTGAAAACCTTAAACCCTACTTAGAGAAAACACAGGCTAAACTCATAGAATTTGAAGAGGGTATTGGTTACTTGCACATGGATAGAGAAATTCATAGCAATAAACTAGAAGCTCGCACACTCTCACAATTTATAGCCTACTCAGACAATCAAATATACCAAGATCGCGTCCTTCCATTCGAGCAAACAGATTATAGTTCTGATATTCTAAATCCTTTTAATTGTTCTTCTGAAGGGTGGAAGGAAGACTTTTCTCGTCTACAAACACAATATCGTGAAAGCTCGATTATTCTCCCCATCAGTTACCGAGAGCTAGGATACTGTGTAGGGGATAGAGGGAGTTTAATTACTTTTTCCTCAGAAACTCGTAAGGAAGTTTCCTATCCTTTTTATATAATTGGATTCTATAACCCAGGATTATCCCCCTTAGGAAATAAGATTGTGTTCGTTGATATGGAAATGGCTTCACGAATCCGCTCTGAATCCTTAGGACTAGGGATGAACAATGGTTTAAATGTTTTCTTTTCTGATATAAAAAAAATTTCTCCTATAGCAAACAATATAGAAAATATTTTACGAGAAGCAGGACTAATTAATTACTGGAATATAACATCTCTTTATGATCATGAACAATTTAAGCCCATCTTAGACCAATTACATAGTGATCAAACCCTTTTCTCTTTAGTTTCTATTATTATCCTCATCGTAGCGTGTTCTAATATTATCACTATGTCCATCCTCCTAGTGAATAATAAGAAAAAAGAAATTGGTATTCTAAAAGCCATGGGAACATCATCAAAAAGTCTAAAAATCATTTTTGGTCTTTGTGGTGCAATATCTGGAGGAATGGGAATGATTCTAGGAACCATTTTTTCCATTTTTACCATGAGAAACCTCCCAATGATTACCAGAGGCCTAAGCTATGTCCAAGGGAGGGAAGCATTTAATTCCTCATTTTTTGGACAAGGATTGCCTCAAGAAATCCATATCCCTACGATTGTTTTTCTAAGCCTAGCAACTCTTTTCTTAGCAGCTATCTCTGGAAGCATCCCGGCCAGGCAGGTAGCTCGCATGTCAATTTCAGATATTTTAAAGGCGGAATAAATATGCTGCCACTAATTGAAGCAAAAAATCTTTCCAAAACTGTCCAATGCAATAACCAAAATCTTAGGATACTCAATAAGGTCAATCTTAACCTATATCCCGGGGAAATTGTCGCGATTACAGGAGCTTCTGGAAATGGGAAAAGCACATTACTACATCTATTAGGCTCTCTAGATACGCCATCATCAGGAGAAATACAACTTCTAGGAAAATCTAAAGAAGCATATGACCTCCCTGCTTTTAGAAACCAACATATTGGTTTTATTTTTCAAAACTTTTATCTCCTAGAAGATGAGACAGTAATAAATAATATTTTAATTCCAGCACGTATCGCCAAGAAAAAAGTCTCCCAAAACTCTGAGGCCTATGACAGAGCAATGACGCTAATAGAATCTATAGGATTATCTCATCGTATACATGCAAGATGCTCCTACTTATCTGGAGGGGAGAAGCAGCGCGTAGCTATTGCACGGTCTCTCATGAATGATCCCGAAATCTTACTTGCTGACGAGCCTTCAGGGAACCTAGATGACAAAACCTCTGAGCATGTCCACCAACTGTTACTTTCTCAAAGTACAACAACTCGTGGAGTTCTCATCGTTACTCATAATAAGCAACTAGCAAATCAGTGCCATCGTCAAGGCGTTTTACAAAATGGAGAACTTATATTTTAAAGCAAATTCCGACGCAGAGAAATCCTCTGCACATCAGCCTTACGTATCTTCTAGAAAAAAGGAATTAAAGCTTACTCTATCTAGTTTAACTAAGAACAATATCAATATATTCATCTATATCTTAACAAAAGATATTTTATCTCATTTACACGCTGCAATTATTTTTTTGTCATGTGAATCTGTAACATCTTTTATGCTTTTTATTTGGAAAAAAATTTGCACAAAATTATAATTCCCCTTCTGACTAGGTGGTTAGTATTACTATGGAAAAAAGAAAAGACACGAAAACAACCTTAGCCAAAGTATCTGATGTAAAAAGATCTTGGTATGTTATTAATGCAGAGGGAAAGACTCTAGGAAGGATTTCATCTGAAATAGCAAAAATTTTAAGAGGCAAGCATAAAACAACTTATACGCCTTATGTACCCATGGGGGATGGTGTTATTGTTATCAATGCTGAAAAAGTTCGTTTAACTGGAAGTAAAAAAGCTCAAAAAGTCTACCGGTATTATACAGGATTTATTTCTGGGATGCGTGAGGTCCCTTTCGAAAATATGTTAGCTAAAAAGCCTTCATATATTATTGAGCACGCAGTAAAAGGCATGTTGCCCAAAACTCGTTTAGGTAAGCGGTTGTTAAAATCCTTAAGGGTACTGAAAGGAAGTTCTTATCAAGCTTTTGAAGCTCAAAAACCGATTTTATTAGATGTTTAATTTGGGGTAGGTTGTGGTAAAAGTTACAATACAAGAATCAGTAGCAACGGGAAGAAGAAAGCAAGCAGTATCAAGTGTGAGGCTTCGTTCAGGCACAGGGAAAATTGATGTTAATGGAAAAGCTTTTGAAGATTATTTTCCATTGGAAATCCAAAGAGCTACTATTCTTTCTCCTTTAAAAATGATAGGAAATCCTAGCGAATTTGATTTAATTATTCGTATTAATGGGGGAGGCATTCAAGGACAAGTAATTGCTACACGATTAGGATTAGCTAGAGCCCTATTAAAAAAGAATATTGAGATCAAGCAAGAACTAAAAACTCGTGGCTTTTTAACTAGAGATCCTAGAAA encodes:
- a CDS encoding tRNA 2-thiocytidine biosynthesis TtcA family protein, producing the protein MSVLHLHPPWIKIGKRIESLVRKALYTHAMLEKHRKIVIALSGGKDSLTLLLMLKAISGRGFPELDLHAVHIGGKYSCGAEVGQQYLINICNRIHVPFTSIASSYEPEVLECYSCSQVRRRYLFQSAQEIGASAVMFGHHRDDQVQTTLMNLLHKAEFAGMLPVLDMVHFNITILRPLIFIPESWIQKFAKESGFARVTCRCPVISLRTKTEAMLKELELTFPQARHNIALAVERFGLSNSQKQKND
- a CDS encoding SEC-C metal-binding domain-containing protein; this encodes MSKKINRNSPCPCGSNKKYKHCCLQKNNQPARYTAEGKFKFSAEVLSSNQGANENSCSQLFQRLSGSLSIETNKARDKYYQITKNKSTIGKKTIKKAKAEEELRISKNLNKYNFEVMNTNFTDENLVSNQHQTQNASIDTDHFIPTQKDYRIKENMNSDLEENN
- the rimO gene encoding 30S ribosomal protein S12 methylthiotransferase RimO → MAISEQVFFTQSISKNKIHFISLGCARNLVDSEVMLGILLRAGYEATEILSEADYLVLNTCAFLKASRNESIDYLQHIIDTKKKDAKIILTGCMVSKHKEELSPWLPHVHYLLGSGDIEHILSAIESKEAGEKRSAKSYLEMGDVPRKLSTPKHYAYLKIAEGCCKRCAFCIIPSIKGKLRSKPIDQIVKEFRVLLKQGVKEIILIAQDLGDYGKDLSQDRKSCLNVLLQTLLKEPGDYWIRMLYLYPDEVDDDIIDLMEKDARLLPYIDIPLQHINNRILKSMRRTTSKEAIMQLLTKLRERIPHIYIRSSFIVGFPGETDEEFQELVDFIKSPWIDHVGIFSYSQEEGSPAANMPDQIPHSVKLKRVKTLSQMKKKNVMRHNKQLIGKVLEAVIDGYHPDSKLLLTARFYGQAPEVDSCIIVNEAKKISEFGERCLIEITDLAGYDLVGRVIKSARK
- the rpmG gene encoding 50S ribosomal protein L33; translation: MASKNREIIKLKSSESSDMYWTIKNKRKTTGRLELKKYDKKLRRHVIFKEAK
- a CDS encoding ABC transporter permease; translated protein: MRLELLIALKYLIPRKKRFSSAIISVFSIGVISLVTWLSIVFSSVIHGLEKRWVHDLSQLHSPVRILPSATYYESYYYQVDKHADLSQYTTKTIGEKLASSIVDPYNPDIDYDLPEHFPLPDKQPNGELKDPVKLIFENLKPYLEKTQAKLIEFEEGIGYLHMDREIHSNKLEARTLSQFIAYSDNQIYQDRVLPFEQTDYSSDILNPFNCSSEGWKEDFSRLQTQYRESSIILPISYRELGYCVGDRGSLITFSSETRKEVSYPFYIIGFYNPGLSPLGNKIVFVDMEMASRIRSESLGLGMNNGLNVFFSDIKKISPIANNIENILREAGLINYWNITSLYDHEQFKPILDQLHSDQTLFSLVSIIILIVACSNIITMSILLVNNKKKEIGILKAMGTSSKSLKIIFGLCGAISGGMGMILGTIFSIFTMRNLPMITRGLSYVQGREAFNSSFFGQGLPQEIHIPTIVFLSLATLFLAAISGSIPARQVARMSISDILKAE
- a CDS encoding ABC transporter ATP-binding protein, producing MLPLIEAKNLSKTVQCNNQNLRILNKVNLNLYPGEIVAITGASGNGKSTLLHLLGSLDTPSSGEIQLLGKSKEAYDLPAFRNQHIGFIFQNFYLLEDETVINNILIPARIAKKKVSQNSEAYDRAMTLIESIGLSHRIHARCSYLSGGEKQRVAIARSLMNDPEILLADEPSGNLDDKTSEHVHQLLLSQSTTTRGVLIVTHNKQLANQCHRQGVLQNGELIF
- the rplM gene encoding 50S ribosomal protein L13 yields the protein MEKRKDTKTTLAKVSDVKRSWYVINAEGKTLGRISSEIAKILRGKHKTTYTPYVPMGDGVIVINAEKVRLTGSKKAQKVYRYYTGFISGMREVPFENMLAKKPSYIIEHAVKGMLPKTRLGKRLLKSLRVLKGSSYQAFEAQKPILLDV
- the rpsI gene encoding 30S ribosomal protein S9 → MVKVTIQESVATGRRKQAVSSVRLRSGTGKIDVNGKAFEDYFPLEIQRATILSPLKMIGNPSEFDLIIRINGGGIQGQVIATRLGLARALLKKNIEIKQELKTRGFLTRDPRKKERKKYGHKKARKSFQFSKR